A section of the Phacochoerus africanus isolate WHEZ1 chromosome 4, ROS_Pafr_v1, whole genome shotgun sequence genome encodes:
- the LOC125124026 gene encoding olfactory receptor 5F1-like — translation MSRTNDTLLTEFVLLGLVDTPELQMTLLLVFLVMYTLTVLGNVGMILLIRVEARLHTPMYFFLAVLSFVDVSYSSTVTPKMLVDLLSEKKTISFAGCFLQMYFFIAFATTECILFGLMAYDRYVAICSPLLYSLLMSRSVCLQMAGGALTAGLLNSMVHTGYISSLPFCRSNVIHHFFCDSPPIFKLSCSDTHLNETIFSTFAGMNMVGALLLILTSYSYILFSILRMHSEEGRQKAFSTCASHLTALILFYSTAVYTYLRPTSSYSLNQDKVASVFYTVVIPMLNPLIYSLRNKEVKKALCNVITRKRGPSFL, via the coding sequence ATGTCCAGAACAAATGATACTTTGCTGACTGAGTTCGTGctgttggggttagtagacacacCGGAGCTACAGATGACTCTCTTGCTGGTCTTTTTGGTGATGTACACACTTACAGTCTTGGGGAATGTTGGGATGATCCTCTTAATCAGGGTGGAGGCCCGACTGCACacacccatgtatttcttcctggctGTCCTGTCCTTTGTGGATGTTAGTTACTCATCCACCGTCACTCCCAAGATGCTGGTAGACCTCTTGTCAGAAAAGAAGACCATCTCCTTTGCCGGCTGCTTCCTGCAGATGTACTTCTTTATAGCCTTTGCCACGACGGAATGCATCCTGTTTGGGTTAATGGCCTATGACCGTTACGTGGCCATATGCAGCCCTCTGCTTTACTCCTTGCTCATGTCCAGGAGCGTCTGCCTACAAATGGCAGGAGGGGCTCTTACAGCAGGACTGTTGAACTCCATGGTTCACACAGGTTATATAAGCAGTTTGCCATTCTGCAGGTCCAATGTCATCCATCACTTCTTCTGTGACAGCCCTCCGATTTTTAAGCTCTCATGTTCCGACACACACCTGAATGAAACCATCTTTTCCACTTTTGCTGGCATGAATATGGTCGGGGCTCTGCTGCTGATCCTCACCTCCTACTCCTACATTCTCTTCTCCATCCTTCGTATGCATTCAGAGGAGGGGAGACAGAAAGCATTCTCAACCTGTGCCTCCCACCTGACAGCTCTCATTCTGTTTTATTCCACCGCTGTCTATACCTATCTGAGACCTACCTCCAGCTACTCCCTGAATCAGGACAAAGTGGCTTCCGTGTTCTACACAGTGGTGATCCCCATGCTGAACCCTCTGATCTACAGCCTCAGGAACAAGGAAGTAAAGAAGGCTCTATGCAACGTAATTACTAGGAAAAGGGGCCCTTCATTTCTGTGA
- the LOC125124027 gene encoding olfactory receptor 10AG1-like → MQSRNVNLQRENNLKITETNLTIMMEFVLLGFADIPQFHWFLFGGFLVIYLIILLGNGIIILITKVDATLQTPMYFFLGNFSFLEICYVSVTLPRMLMDLWTQKGTISFLTCATQMCFFLMLGVTECLLLAVMAYDRYVAICNPLHYPLVMNHKVCVQLVVASWISGFPVQIGLTCQIFSLPFCGSNHINHFFCDIPPLLKLACGDIFENELVVYIFAVLFVTLPFLLILGFYVRIITTILKVPSKTGRTKAFSTCSSHIIVVLLFYGSATVTYVKPKSNQYEGIDKLLSLFYTILTPTFNPMIYSLRNKDVRKAMRKFLLKLSAL, encoded by the coding sequence ATGCAGTCAAGAAATGTAAATctacagagagaaaataatttgaaaattacagAAACAAATCTTACGATAATGATGGAATTTGTTCTCTTGGGCTTTGCTGATATTCCCCAATTTCACTGGTTTCTTTTTGGGGGTTTCTTAGTCATATATTTGATTATCCTTTTGGGGAATGGCATCATTATTCTAATAACAAAAGTAGATGCCACTCTTCAGAcccccatgtattttttcctcggTAATTTTTCCTTCCTAGAAATCTGCTATGTGTCAGTCACTCTTCCCAGGATGCTCATGGACCTTTGGACCCAGAAaggaactatttcttttttaacctgtGCTACACAAATGTGTTTTTTCCTTATGCTGGGAGTCACAGAATGTCTCCTTCtggctgtgatggcctatgaccgctatgtggccatttgTAACCCTTTACATTATCCTTTAGTCATGAACCACAAGGTCTGTGTCCAGCTGGTGGTTGCCTCCTGGATCAGTGGCTTTCCAGTCCAGATAGGACTAACATGCcagattttctctctccccttttgtGGTTCTAACCACATCAATCACTTCTTCTGTGATATACCCCCATTACTGAAGCTGGCGTGTGGAGACATCTTCGAGAATGAGCTGGTGGTCTATATATTTGCGGTATTATTTGTCACTCTTCCTTTTCTGCTGATTCTTGGATTCTACGTCAGAATTATCACCACCATCTTGAAGGTGCCATCAAAAACAGGACGAACCAAAGCCTTTTCCACTTGCTCTTCCCATATCATTGTGGTACTTTTATTCTATGGATCAGCCACTGTCACCTATGTAAAACCTAAATCCAATCAGTATGAAGGTATAGACaagctgctttctcttttttatacaattttgaCCCCAACATTTAATCCAATGATATACAGTCTGCGGAATAAAGACGTTAGAAAGGCAATGAGAAAATTTCTTCTCAAATTATCAGCATTATGA
- the LOC125124028 gene encoding olfactory receptor 1102-like, whose amino-acid sequence MSGLPSDMDSHRVQMKNVTDVTLFILIGFTDDFELQVFLFFLFLAIYLFTLIGNLGLVLLVIIDSRLHNPMYYFLSALSFLDACYSSVITPKMLVNFLSENKTISYLGCAAQMFLFITFGTTECFILAAMAYDRYEAIYKPLLYSVRMSPRVYVPLIIFCYIGGILHGALHTVATFSLSFCASNEIRHVFCDIPPLLALSCTDTHTNQLLVFYFSGSIEISTILIVLISYGFILSAILRMHSAEGRRKVFSTCGSHLTGVSIFHGTVLFMYVRPNSSYALDHDMVVSVFYTIVIPMLNPIIYSLRNKDVKEAVKRVFGKKMVC is encoded by the coding sequence ATGTCAGGGTTGCCATCAGATATGGATTCACACAGGGTTCAGATGAAAAATGTGACTGACGTCACCCTGTTTATATTGATAGGCTTTACAGATGATTTTGAGCTGCaagttttcctatttttcctatttctagcGATCTATCTTTTCACTCTGATAGGAAATTTGGGATTGGTTTTATTGGTCATCATCGATTCTCGGCTCCACAACCCTATGTACTATTTTCTCAGTGCCTTATCATTCTTGGACGCTTGCTATTCCTCAGTTATCACCCCTAAAATGTTGGTCAATTTCCTATCAGAGAATAAAACTATTTCGTATCTTGGATGTGCAGCACAGATGTTTCTCTTTATCACTTTTGGGACCACAGAATGCTTTATCTTGGCTGCAATGGCATATGATCGCTATGAAGCCATCTACAAACCCCTCTTATATTCAGTTAGAATGTCACCCAGAGTCTATGTGCCACTTATAATCTTCTGCTACATCGGTGGCATCTTGCATGGTGCTTTACACACAGTGGCTACTTTTAGCCTATCCTTCTGTGCATCTAACGAAATTAGACATGTCTTCTGTGACATCCCTCCACTCCTTGCTCTTTCCTGCACTGACACTCACACAAACCAGCTTCTTGTCTTCTACTTTTCCGGCTCTATTGAGATATCCACTATATTGATTGTCCTGATCTCTTATGGTTTCATTCTGTCGGCCATTCTGAGGATGCATTCtgcagaagggagaagaaaagtctTCTCTACCTGTGGCTCTCATCTAACTGGAGTGTCAATATTTCACGGTACCGTTCTTTTCATGTACGTCAGACCAAATTCCAGCTATGCCTTGGATCATGACATGGTAGTGTCTGTGTTTTATACCATTGTGATTCCCATGCTGAATCCCATCATCTATAGTTTGAGGAACAAGGATGTAAAAGAGGCAGTGAAAAGagtgtttgggaaaaaaatggtttgctaa